A section of the Brevundimonas sp. AJA228-03 genome encodes:
- the serA gene encoding phosphoglycerate dehydrogenase, whose protein sequence is MDELLHAEGLAGRWSYPRNRIRMLLLENIHPAAVERLEEAGYSVETRKGALDEDDLIAAIKGVHVLGIRSKTNVTERVLAEADRLMAIAAFCIGTNQIDLDAAAAQGVAVFNAPYSNTRSVVELAIGLTIALMRDVADKSSAMHRGEWNKSADGSRELRGKTLGIVGYGAIGSQLSVLAEALGMRVIFHDLSERLALGNARRMRNLDALLAEADVVSLHVDGRKENTHLIGAAQFQAMRPGTLFLNLSRGHVVDIGALSQAIGSGRVGGAALDVFPEEPRTNADPFDSPLRGLRNVILTPHIGGSTEEAQEAIAEFAAERLLGYLNRGDTTFCVNLPNVQLADVSGGHRILHIHRNQPGVMAELNRELSAAGLNILGQHLKTDERTGYVITDVDRDYDPQALRVLKSVAGTLRFRLLH, encoded by the coding sequence ATGGACGAACTGCTGCATGCCGAGGGTCTGGCCGGGCGCTGGTCATATCCTCGCAACCGCATACGGATGCTGTTGCTGGAAAACATCCACCCCGCCGCAGTCGAGCGTCTGGAGGAGGCGGGCTATTCGGTCGAGACCCGCAAGGGGGCGCTCGATGAGGACGACCTGATTGCGGCGATCAAGGGAGTCCACGTCCTGGGGATCCGGTCCAAGACCAATGTCACCGAGCGGGTGCTGGCCGAGGCAGACCGGTTGATGGCGATCGCGGCCTTCTGCATCGGCACCAACCAGATCGATCTCGACGCGGCGGCAGCGCAGGGCGTCGCGGTGTTCAACGCGCCCTATTCCAACACGCGAAGCGTGGTCGAGCTGGCCATCGGTCTGACCATCGCCCTGATGCGCGACGTGGCCGACAAATCATCCGCCATGCACCGCGGCGAATGGAACAAGTCCGCCGACGGCTCGCGCGAACTGCGCGGCAAGACGCTGGGTATCGTCGGCTATGGTGCCATCGGGTCGCAGCTGTCGGTTCTGGCCGAGGCGCTGGGGATGCGGGTCATCTTCCACGACCTGTCGGAGCGACTGGCGCTGGGCAATGCCCGGCGGATGCGCAATCTGGACGCCCTGCTGGCCGAGGCCGATGTGGTGTCGCTGCACGTCGACGGGCGCAAGGAAAATACCCATCTGATCGGGGCCGCGCAGTTTCAGGCGATGCGGCCGGGCACCCTGTTCCTGAACCTGTCGCGGGGTCACGTCGTCGACATCGGGGCCCTGTCGCAGGCCATTGGATCGGGTCGGGTCGGTGGCGCGGCGCTGGACGTCTTCCCCGAGGAACCCCGCACCAATGCCGACCCGTTCGACAGCCCCCTGCGAGGCTTGAGGAACGTCATCCTGACGCCTCACATCGGCGGGTCCACCGAGGAAGCCCAGGAAGCCATTGCCGAGTTCGCGGCCGAGCGCCTGCTGGGCTACCTCAATCGCGGCGACACGACCTTCTGCGTCAATCTGCCGAACGTACAGCTGGCCGACGTTTCGGGCGGGCATCGCATCCTGCACATCCACAGAAATCAGCCGGGCGTGATGGCCGAGCTGAACCGCGAGCTTTCGGCGGCCGGACTGAACATCCTGGGCCAGCACCTGAAAACCGACGAACGGACCGGCTATGTCATCACCGATGTCGATCGCGACTATGATCCGCAGGCGCTCCGTGTGCTGAAAAGTGTTGCCGGAACGCTTCGTTTCCGCCTCCTCCACTGA
- a CDS encoding SGNH/GDSL hydrolase family protein — translation MSGLLRGAALAALTLAASVTLAGAASAQSYNRLVVFGDSLSDNGNLYRSTFNTQPTSPPYFQGRFSNGPVFTELLGFTAGVSAAGAPVSGSINYAYGGSRTDNTVAFPPGMRQQLTTYTTAGGTFGSRDLVSVLGGANNIFQSLTVFSVLPPTSQLNPTGFIDPTINAAVADMNFIVNDIAARGAGTILVTNLPRLGTTPQFSPTPLAALADYAGDQFNSRLQSALLTLAPTRPGTNIILFDLAKVSNTLAANPGRFGLTNASSSCLVGATVCATPDSYLFWDGVHPTAAGHRLIAALSNDYLYYGNLGSSSTLQGETAFRQHEDTLSRATDSLSGRGPWAAGTSISVTGGYDQTKTDARTNVAEATSDGAVVRGALEAGTETMRFGLAGTYREGNVESGRNRFALQSIGLDVYAGFRSGDLFVNAAAGVASDDYNEIERISSLAPIVMMGETRGQSTGARVQGGLWLDLGGIAISPRAAVSYVTANVDGYTEQGVAASYRYDDRSVHAVTAEASVRAEGQMGGFGVYVEGGYRDNVDDNTTNVGVGIAGNPARTLARGYDDPFGGQILASAGVSGDLGPVKVELSYRGRFGDHADSNMGGITFTLPL, via the coding sequence ATGTCAGGACTTCTTCGCGGTGCCGCCTTGGCTGCGCTGACCCTCGCCGCATCCGTCACCTTGGCGGGTGCCGCCTCGGCGCAATCGTACAATCGCCTGGTCGTGTTCGGCGACAGCCTGAGCGACAACGGCAACCTTTATCGCTCGACCTTCAACACCCAGCCGACGTCGCCACCGTATTTCCAGGGCCGGTTCTCGAACGGTCCGGTATTCACCGAACTGCTCGGCTTCACCGCCGGTGTCTCGGCCGCAGGGGCGCCCGTCTCGGGCAGCATCAACTATGCCTACGGCGGCTCGCGCACGGACAACACCGTCGCCTTCCCGCCGGGCATGCGCCAGCAGCTGACGACCTATACAACGGCCGGCGGCACGTTCGGCTCGCGCGACCTGGTCAGCGTTCTGGGCGGTGCCAACAACATCTTCCAGTCGCTCACTGTCTTTTCGGTCCTGCCGCCGACCTCGCAGTTGAACCCGACCGGTTTCATCGATCCCACGATCAACGCCGCTGTTGCGGACATGAACTTTATCGTCAACGACATCGCAGCGCGCGGCGCGGGGACGATCCTGGTGACCAACCTGCCACGTCTGGGCACGACGCCGCAGTTTAGCCCGACCCCCCTGGCGGCGCTGGCCGACTACGCCGGTGATCAGTTCAACAGCAGGCTCCAGAGCGCGCTGCTGACCCTGGCCCCCACGCGTCCCGGCACAAACATCATACTGTTCGACCTGGCCAAGGTCAGCAACACCCTGGCGGCCAACCCCGGCCGGTTCGGACTTACGAACGCGTCCAGCTCCTGCCTGGTCGGCGCGACGGTCTGCGCCACGCCGGATAGCTACCTGTTCTGGGACGGCGTCCACCCGACCGCTGCCGGGCACCGGCTGATCGCGGCCCTGTCGAACGACTACCTGTACTATGGCAATCTGGGCTCCAGCAGCACGCTGCAGGGCGAGACGGCCTTCCGTCAACACGAAGACACCCTGTCGAGGGCGACGGACAGCCTGTCGGGGCGTGGTCCCTGGGCTGCAGGGACGTCGATCTCCGTCACCGGGGGCTATGACCAGACCAAGACCGATGCACGCACAAACGTCGCCGAGGCGACGTCGGATGGCGCAGTCGTGCGCGGCGCGCTGGAAGCCGGTACCGAGACGATGCGGTTCGGCCTGGCCGGCACCTATCGCGAGGGCAATGTCGAATCGGGTCGCAACCGCTTCGCCCTGCAGTCGATCGGCCTGGACGTCTATGCCGGCTTCCGGTCGGGCGATCTGTTCGTGAACGCCGCCGCCGGCGTGGCCAGCGACGACTACAACGAGATCGAGCGCATCTCTTCCCTCGCGCCGATCGTCATGATGGGCGAGACGCGCGGCCAGAGCACCGGCGCGCGTGTGCAGGGTGGCCTGTGGCTGGACCTGGGCGGCATCGCCATCTCCCCCCGCGCGGCCGTCAGCTATGTGACGGCCAATGTGGACGGCTACACCGAACAGGGCGTCGCGGCCTCCTACCGCTATGATGATCGCTCCGTCCACGCGGTGACGGCCGAGGCCTCGGTTCGCGCCGAGGGCCAGATGGGTGGCTTTGGCGTCTATGTCGAGGGCGGCTATCGCGACAACGTCGACGACAACACCACCAACGTGGGTGTCGGCATCGCGGGTAACCCGGCCAGGACGCTGGCGCGCGGCTACGACGACCCGTTCGGCGGTCAGATCCTGGCCTCGGCCGGTGTGTCGGGCGACCTGGGTCCGGTCAAGGTCGAGCTGTCCTATCGCGGTCGCTTCGGCGACCATGCGGACAGCAACATGGGTGGCATCACCTTCACCCTGCCGCTGTAA
- the infA gene encoding translation initiation factor IF-1: MAKEELLEFPGVVSELLPNATFRVLLEGNDHEIIAHTAGKMRKNRIRVLAGDKVLVEMTPYDLTKGRITYRFK; this comes from the coding sequence ATGGCTAAGGAAGAACTGCTCGAGTTTCCCGGCGTGGTCAGCGAACTGCTGCCCAATGCCACGTTCCGCGTGCTGCTCGAGGGGAACGACCACGAGATCATCGCCCACACAGCCGGCAAGATGCGCAAGAACCGTATCCGGGTGCTGGCCGGCGACAAGGTGCTGGTCGAAATGACGCCCTATGACCTGACCAAGGGCCGCATCACCTACCGCTTCAAGTAA
- a CDS encoding nucleoside triphosphate pyrophosphatase: MRVRPELVLASASPRRIELLALIGITPDRIDPADIDETPLKDETPARLAVRLARSKAGIVATRAPDAVVLAADTVVAVGRRLLEKPAGPDEARRFLQLLSGRNHRVFTGVAVAAGDRILHRCVDTRVAFKRLSQAEIDAYVDAGDWRGKAGGYGIQGPAAAFVLKIIGSHPAVMGLPLPETVNLLAGAGWRR, from the coding sequence GTGCGCGTCCGTCCCGAACTGGTTCTGGCCTCGGCCAGTCCGCGCCGCATCGAACTTCTGGCGCTGATCGGGATCACGCCCGATCGAATCGACCCTGCGGACATCGACGAGACTCCGCTGAAGGATGAAACGCCCGCGCGTCTTGCCGTGCGCCTGGCACGCTCCAAGGCCGGGATCGTCGCCACCCGGGCACCGGACGCCGTCGTCCTGGCCGCCGATACCGTTGTCGCCGTGGGCCGCCGCCTGCTCGAAAAGCCCGCAGGCCCCGATGAGGCCAGGCGGTTTCTGCAACTGCTCTCCGGCCGCAACCATCGCGTCTTCACCGGCGTGGCCGTGGCCGCCGGGGACCGGATCCTGCATCGCTGCGTCGATACGCGCGTGGCCTTCAAGCGCCTGTCGCAGGCCGAGATCGATGCCTATGTCGACGCTGGAGACTGGCGCGGCAAGGCCGGGGGCTATGGCATTCAGGGGCCCGCTGCGGCCTTCGTCCTGAAGATCATCGGCAGTCATCCGGCGGTGATGGGCCTGCCCCTGCCGGAAACGGTCAATCTGCTGGCCGGGGCCGGCTGGCGTCGATGA
- a CDS encoding RNA-binding protein, with translation MTDVEVFLDDTPGEVRGIVARNGRYQHLIVHRETDPAAHRLGAVSVGRIARIDTAFRAAFVDLGGAGPMGFLPLSKTVRLAEGQAVEVEVAAEPREAKGPVLRLLGAGEGQPRLLSEGPTVREVLGTLAPGITPMTGVEAIRASLEAEDEALGSVHAFPAFALDLAVQRTRALIAVDIDYAHLPGRDVRKGRERANGEGLIQAARLIGLKGWAGLVAVDLVGTAVDPGAISGMARSAFGGEATIGPVSRFGLLQLSLPWRRRPIDDVLLDASGRPSIASRAVDLTRRLRLALLLDTASPRLRIRCSAVEAEAAGALVARLGPRASLIVDPSAIRGNTAVEQG, from the coding sequence ATGACCGACGTCGAGGTGTTTCTGGACGACACACCGGGGGAAGTCCGGGGCATCGTCGCGCGGAATGGCCGATACCAACACCTGATCGTGCATCGCGAGACGGATCCGGCCGCGCATCGACTGGGGGCCGTGTCCGTCGGGCGGATCGCGCGGATCGATACCGCCTTTCGCGCCGCCTTCGTCGATCTGGGCGGCGCGGGCCCGATGGGGTTTCTGCCCCTCTCCAAGACCGTTCGCCTGGCGGAGGGTCAGGCGGTCGAGGTCGAGGTCGCCGCCGAACCCCGGGAGGCCAAGGGGCCGGTGCTACGCCTGCTTGGGGCAGGGGAGGGGCAACCTCGACTTCTGTCTGAGGGACCGACTGTGCGCGAGGTGCTCGGCACCCTGGCACCCGGCATCACGCCCATGACCGGCGTTGAGGCGATCCGGGCCAGCCTGGAGGCTGAAGACGAAGCCCTGGGCAGCGTACATGCCTTCCCGGCCTTCGCCCTCGATCTGGCCGTTCAGCGCACACGGGCCCTGATCGCCGTCGATATCGACTATGCCCACCTGCCGGGGCGCGATGTGCGCAAGGGCCGTGAGCGCGCCAATGGCGAGGGTCTGATCCAGGCCGCGCGCCTGATCGGCCTGAAGGGGTGGGCCGGGCTCGTCGCTGTCGACCTGGTCGGCACGGCTGTCGACCCCGGCGCGATATCCGGAATGGCCCGTTCCGCTTTCGGGGGCGAGGCGACGATCGGCCCGGTCAGTCGTTTCGGCCTGCTGCAGCTGTCGCTGCCCTGGCGGCGACGTCCGATCGACGATGTGCTGCTGGACGCCAGTGGTCGCCCCTCGATTGCCAGCCGCGCCGTCGATCTGACCCGCCGGCTCCGCCTGGCGCTGCTACTGGATACGGCCAGTCCGCGGCTCCGGATCCGATGCTCCGCTGTCGAAGCCGAAGCTGCCGGCGCGCTGGTGGCGCGGCTGGGTCCACGCGCCTCGCTGATCGTCGATCCGTCGGCGATCCGCGGAAACACGGCGGTGGAACAAGGATGA
- a CDS encoding DNA gyrase inhibitor YacG, giving the protein MPLCPICRKNQTVAAYRPFCSRRCADLDLQRWLVGAYVLPDTDEGLPDADPENDD; this is encoded by the coding sequence ATGCCCCTCTGTCCGATCTGCCGCAAAAACCAGACGGTCGCCGCCTACCGGCCATTCTGTTCGAGACGGTGCGCCGATCTCGATCTGCAGCGCTGGCTGGTCGGGGCCTACGTCCTGCCGGACACGGACGAAGGCCTGCCTGACGCCGATCCCGAAAACGACGATTGA
- a CDS encoding MotA/TolQ/ExbB proton channel family protein, protein MQKTNIFLALAGAAVLMAGSPALAQAPATTPAAEAAATTAAPVADTAAPAADAAAPAEEAAGGHGGGITPVSMFMEATPVVKVVMIGLLLSAVFSWTLLIIKLLEFGGLNRKTDRFLEEFRGARTIADMRRVATSDDYDGNPLADMAAAATEEVELSRQAGLSVTGEHRDSALFRAQSAVAAVQAGLAARLSGGQQFQASVGSTGPFVGLFGTVYGIMNSFIGIVESNTTNLASVAPGIAEALLATGIGLFAAIPAVVFYNYFNTRISAYGTRSDGFAAELLNGVSRQLDKGA, encoded by the coding sequence ATGCAAAAGACCAACATTTTTCTCGCTCTGGCCGGCGCTGCCGTGCTGATGGCGGGCTCGCCGGCACTGGCCCAGGCACCGGCGACCACCCCTGCGGCCGAGGCCGCCGCGACGACGGCCGCCCCGGTGGCAGATACGGCCGCGCCTGCCGCGGACGCCGCTGCGCCCGCCGAAGAGGCTGCCGGCGGACACGGTGGCGGCATCACCCCCGTCTCCATGTTCATGGAAGCGACCCCGGTCGTTAAGGTCGTCATGATCGGCCTGCTGCTGTCTGCGGTCTTCTCCTGGACCCTGCTCATCATCAAGCTGCTCGAGTTCGGCGGCCTGAACCGCAAGACCGACCGTTTCCTGGAAGAGTTCCGCGGTGCCCGCACCATCGCCGACATGCGCCGCGTGGCCACGTCGGACGACTATGACGGCAACCCGCTGGCCGACATGGCCGCCGCCGCCACCGAAGAAGTCGAACTGTCGCGTCAGGCCGGACTGTCGGTCACCGGCGAGCATCGCGACTCGGCCCTGTTCCGTGCCCAATCGGCCGTTGCCGCCGTTCAGGCCGGCCTGGCCGCGCGTCTCTCCGGTGGTCAGCAGTTCCAGGCGTCGGTCGGTTCGACCGGCCCGTTCGTGGGTCTGTTCGGTACCGTTTACGGGATCATGAACTCGTTCATCGGCATCGTGGAATCGAACACGACCAACCTGGCCTCCGTCGCCCCCGGTATCGCCGAGGCTCTGCTGGCCACCGGCATCGGCCTGTTCGCCGCTATCCCGGCGGTGGTGTTCTACAACTACTTCAACACCCGCATCTCGGCCTATGGCACGCGTTCGGACGGCTTTGCTGCTGAACTGCTGAACGGTGTTTCCCGCCAGCTCGACAAGGGAGCTTAA
- a CDS encoding biopolymer transporter ExbD yields MAAKLGGSGGGKYHVEQTADINVTPFVDIMLVLLIIFMVASSVATVSIEVKLPVALAPPQENPPKPVFISIQTDGRVFIGDYETSFDTLGTQLTEQIGQRDPTKERIYIRADQQTRYGDFMQTMNALQDAGFYSVALVGEDKAPQ; encoded by the coding sequence ATGGCCGCCAAACTCGGAGGTTCTGGCGGCGGTAAGTATCACGTCGAACAAACAGCTGATATCAACGTTACGCCATTCGTTGATATCATGCTGGTTCTGCTGATCATCTTCATGGTGGCGTCTTCGGTCGCCACCGTGTCGATTGAGGTGAAACTTCCCGTTGCCCTCGCGCCGCCACAAGAAAATCCCCCGAAGCCCGTCTTCATCTCGATTCAGACGGACGGTCGGGTTTTCATCGGCGACTATGAGACCAGCTTCGATACGCTCGGCACCCAGCTGACCGAACAGATCGGTCAACGGGATCCGACCAAGGAGCGGATCTACATCCGCGCCGACCAGCAGACGCGCTATGGTGACTTCATGCAGACCATGAACGCGCTTCAGGACGCTGGCTTCTACAGCGTCGCCCTGGTCGGCGAAGATAAAGCGCCGCAGTAG
- a CDS encoding energy transducer TonB yields MTDTPVEYHRSRYDAPRTKQSPVVWTVALGVVTILFGVLIFWVQKTKFELKKMEFNDDAVQVEIVEPIPPPPPPPPPPPPDTPPPPKLQVRPPVINTTAPPPPVTLPIEPTKKEDRVEYRGPPVIVPGPPPPPAPPAPVRPPVITNPSWSRQPVPQYPDRALERGISGSADLSCQVQANGSVTGCSVVSETPAGAGFGRAAVAATRSARLSPRSVDGVATGGQVRFTVRFNLPD; encoded by the coding sequence ATGACAGATACACCCGTTGAATATCATCGCAGCCGGTACGATGCGCCGCGCACAAAGCAGTCGCCTGTCGTCTGGACTGTCGCTCTCGGCGTGGTCACCATCCTCTTCGGCGTTCTGATCTTCTGGGTTCAGAAGACCAAGTTCGAACTGAAGAAGATGGAGTTCAACGACGACGCCGTTCAGGTCGAGATCGTCGAACCGATCCCTCCGCCTCCGCCGCCGCCGCCGCCGCCTCCGCCGGACACCCCGCCGCCGCCCAAGCTGCAGGTCCGTCCGCCGGTGATCAACACGACGGCCCCGCCGCCGCCGGTCACCCTGCCGATCGAGCCGACGAAGAAGGAAGACCGTGTCGAGTATCGGGGTCCCCCCGTGATCGTCCCCGGTCCGCCGCCTCCGCCCGCTCCGCCGGCTCCGGTTCGTCCGCCGGTGATCACGAACCCGAGCTGGTCGCGTCAGCCGGTGCCGCAGTATCCGGACCGGGCTCTTGAGCGCGGGATTTCGGGTAGTGCGGACCTGAGCTGCCAGGTTCAGGCCAACGGTTCGGTCACGGGCTGTTCGGTCGTCAGCGAGACGCCGGCAGGGGCAGGCTTCGGCCGTGCTGCTGTCGCTGCGACCCGCAGCGCCCGTCTGTCGCCCCGTTCGGTCGATGGTGTGGCCACGGGGGGGCAGGTTCGCTTCACGGTCCGGTTCAATCTGCCGGACTGA
- a CDS encoding toxic anion resistance protein produces the protein MPDAERVAAIRFTILDDADASATFAQAPHDALTAIHRQQDDDPVASALAACKSALTRLKADVEALDITTLQPRKGLAGLFDSRARRLVAFRAAYGSAASAATQMAGDIRRHATSIADRSHALNALWDEARDAILELDAHIAAARAWLEDRADPGLPVTEASEPGPEADPAPDPAAPHGLAIRVEDLATSRPTAIARLAELRAAQNAVYGVPAVLTALHDQVEAWRADWTDALGLSGRKPRKVRPAADRLVAARDSLVLRISAALAEIATATERRTEITARGLKTGPKAEDGTASQA, from the coding sequence GTGCCGGACGCAGAGCGCGTGGCCGCGATCCGCTTCACCATTCTGGACGACGCTGACGCCAGCGCCACCTTCGCCCAGGCCCCGCACGACGCCCTGACGGCCATCCACCGGCAGCAGGACGACGACCCCGTCGCCTCGGCCCTGGCGGCCTGCAAGTCAGCCCTGACGCGGCTGAAGGCCGATGTCGAAGCCCTGGACATCACCACTCTGCAACCCCGCAAGGGGCTTGCGGGCCTTTTCGACAGTCGGGCAAGGCGGCTTGTGGCCTTCAGGGCAGCCTATGGCTCAGCGGCGTCGGCTGCGACCCAAATGGCCGGTGACATCCGTCGCCACGCCACGAGCATTGCCGACCGCTCGCACGCCCTGAACGCGCTGTGGGACGAGGCGCGCGACGCCATCCTCGAGCTGGATGCCCACATCGCCGCCGCCCGCGCCTGGCTGGAGGACAGGGCGGACCCGGGTCTTCCTGTTACCGAGGCGAGCGAGCCCGGACCGGAAGCGGACCCGGCTCCGGACCCGGCCGCGCCGCACGGCCTGGCCATCCGTGTCGAAGACCTGGCCACATCGAGGCCGACCGCCATTGCGCGGCTGGCGGAACTGCGCGCGGCCCAGAACGCCGTGTATGGGGTGCCGGCCGTCCTGACGGCGCTGCACGACCAGGTCGAGGCCTGGCGCGCGGACTGGACGGACGCCCTGGGCTTGTCGGGCAGGAAGCCCCGCAAGGTGAGACCGGCGGCGGATCGGTTGGTGGCGGCGCGGGACAGCCTCGTCCTGCGCATCTCGGCCGCCCTGGCCGAGATCGCCACCGCCACGGAGCGACGAACAGAGATCACGGCCCGCGGCCTGAAGACCGGCCCGAAGGCCGAAGATGGTACCGCCTCTCAGGCTTGA
- a CDS encoding 3-oxoacid CoA-transferase subunit B has protein sequence MPRTREQLAERAAQELQDGFYVNLGIGIPTLVANYIPEGMEVTLQSENGMLGMGPFPYDNEVDADLINAGKQTITEIPESSYFSSADSFAMIRGGHINLSILGAMEVAENGDIANWMIPGKLVKGMGGAMDLVAGVKRVVVVMEHANKHGQSKVLKACTLPLTGTGVVSRIITDLAVFDVKPDGAGLELIELADGVTLDEVAARTEARYTVSQTLNSAP, from the coding sequence ATGCCCCGCACCCGCGAACAGCTCGCCGAACGCGCCGCCCAGGAACTGCAGGACGGGTTCTATGTGAACCTGGGCATCGGTATCCCGACCCTGGTGGCCAACTACATTCCCGAGGGCATGGAAGTCACCCTGCAGTCCGAGAACGGCATGCTGGGCATGGGACCCTTTCCCTATGACAACGAGGTCGATGCCGACCTGATCAATGCCGGCAAGCAGACCATCACCGAGATCCCCGAGAGCTCCTATTTCAGCTCCGCCGACAGCTTCGCCATGATCCGGGGCGGGCACATCAACCTGTCGATCCTGGGGGCCATGGAAGTGGCCGAAAACGGCGACATCGCCAACTGGATGATCCCCGGCAAGCTCGTGAAGGGCATGGGCGGGGCGATGGACCTGGTCGCGGGCGTCAAGCGCGTGGTCGTGGTCATGGAGCATGCCAACAAACACGGCCAGTCCAAGGTGCTGAAGGCCTGCACCCTGCCCCTGACCGGGACCGGCGTGGTCAGCCGCATCATCACCGACCTGGCCGTGTTCGACGTCAAGCCGGACGGCGCGGGGCTGGAACTGATCGAACTGGCCGACGGCGTCACCCTGGACGAGGTCGCGGCAAGGACCGAGGCCCGCTACACGGTTTCGCAAACCCTGAACTCTGCGCCATAG
- a CDS encoding carboxymuconolactone decarboxylase family protein, translating into MPDTDPRAQRGAAYMATLDPGLEDALRRGMAPVAPDFADMMVQFGYGEMMSRPGLDPRGRQLVTIGALTALGHPVDQLKGHINGALSIGVTPAEIVEAIMQVALYAGFPAATNGLRIARRVFADRGVSPLPATGEL; encoded by the coding sequence ATGCCTGACACCGACCCGCGCGCCCAACGCGGCGCGGCCTATATGGCGACGCTGGATCCCGGCCTCGAGGATGCCCTGCGCAGGGGCATGGCCCCGGTCGCGCCCGACTTCGCCGACATGATGGTCCAGTTCGGCTATGGCGAGATGATGAGCCGTCCCGGCCTTGATCCTCGCGGTCGCCAGCTGGTCACCATCGGGGCCCTGACCGCGCTCGGCCACCCCGTCGATCAACTGAAGGGCCACATCAACGGCGCCCTGTCCATCGGCGTCACGCCGGCCGAGATCGTCGAGGCGATCATGCAGGTCGCCCTCTACGCCGGCTTCCCCGCCGCCACCAATGGACTGCGCATCGCCAGGCGCGTCTTCGCCGACCGGGGCGTCAGCCCCCTGCCCGCAACCGGAGAACTCTGA
- a CDS encoding CoA transferase subunit A, translated as MRKIYADARAALEGLTFDGMTVMSGGFGLCGLPENLIAALRDTGVRDLTVISNNAGVDGFGLGQLLETRQIAKMISSYVGENKEFERQYLAGELQLEFNPQGTLAERIRAGGAGIPAFFTATGVGTLVAEGKEVRTFDGRDYVMETGLVADLSIVKAWKADARGNLVFRKTARNFNPMMATAGKACVVEVEEIVPTGSLNPDHIHTPGIYVDRIIQGRFEKRIEQRTVRQHADA; from the coding sequence ATGCGCAAGATCTACGCCGATGCCAGAGCCGCACTGGAGGGTCTGACCTTCGACGGCATGACCGTCATGTCCGGCGGGTTCGGCCTGTGCGGCCTCCCGGAGAATCTGATCGCCGCCCTGCGCGACACCGGCGTCAGGGACCTGACCGTCATCTCCAACAATGCGGGCGTCGATGGCTTCGGCCTGGGCCAGCTGCTCGAGACGCGCCAGATCGCAAAGATGATCTCGTCCTACGTCGGCGAGAACAAGGAGTTCGAACGCCAGTACCTGGCCGGCGAGCTGCAGCTGGAGTTCAATCCCCAGGGCACCCTGGCCGAGCGCATCCGCGCGGGCGGGGCCGGCATCCCGGCCTTCTTCACCGCCACCGGCGTCGGCACCCTGGTGGCCGAGGGCAAGGAAGTCCGCACCTTCGACGGCCGGGACTATGTCATGGAGACCGGCCTGGTCGCTGACCTGTCGATCGTCAAGGCCTGGAAGGCCGACGCGCGCGGCAACCTGGTGTTCCGCAAGACGGCCCGCAACTTCAACCCGATGATGGCCACGGCCGGCAAGGCCTGCGTGGTCGAGGTCGAGGAGATCGTGCCCACGGGATCGCTGAACCCGGACCACATCCACACGCCGGGCATCTACGTCGACCGCATCATCCAGGGCAGGTTCGAGAAGCGCATCGAACAGCGCACCGTCCGCCAGCACGCCGATGCCTGA